A single window of Neurospora crassa OR74A linkage group VII, whole genome shotgun sequence DNA harbors:
- the gst-1 gene encoding glutathione transferase yields MADSSSLKPIKVYGHTGPNPPKVIMVLAELGIPYDLDNIQISQAKSPEFVKNVNPNGRLPAIQDPNTDLTLWESGAILEYLTEKYDKELKLSFTPGTNDFYLARQWLYFQTTGQGPYYGQVAWFKRYHPEPVPSAVERYVKELNRVSSVMEDHLQTQKEKYGTEEPWFVGNKFSYVDIAFAPWQHIVGVMLTKEEYDEDKYPLIHAWLERLRARKPIKDALDNMIPAGGPPPKQNE; encoded by the coding sequence ATGGCggactcttcctctctcAAGCCCATCAAGGTCTACGGCCACACCGGCCCCAACCCGCCCAAGGTGATCATGGTCCTTGCCGAGCTCGGCATTCCCTATGACCTGGACAACATCCAAATCTCCCAGGCCAAGAGCCCCGAGTTCGTCAAGAACGTCAACCCCAACGGCCGCCTGCCCGCCATCCAGGACCCCAACACGGACCTCACCCTCTGGGAGTCCGGTGCGATCCTCGAGTACCTGACCGAGAAGTACGACAAGGAGCTCAAGCTCAGCTTCACCCCCGGCACCAACGACTTCTACCTCGCCCGCCAGTGGCTCTACTTCCAGACCACGGGCCAGGGCCCCTACTACGGCCAGGTCGCGTGGTTCAAGAGATACCACCCGGAGCCGGTGCCCAGCGCCGTTGAGAGATATGTCAAGGAGCTGAACCGCGTGTCGAGCGTGATGGAGGACCACTTGCAGACGCAGAAGGAGAAGTACGGCACCGAGGAGCCGTGGTTTGTGGGCAACAAGTTCAGCTACGTCGACATTGCGTTTGCGCCGTGGCAGCACATTGTCGGCGTGATGCTGACCAAGGAGGAGTATGATGAGGACAAGTACCCATTGATCCACGCCTGGTTGGAGAGGTTGAGGGCGAGAAAGCCCATCAAGGACGCTTTGGATAACATGATTCCTGCTGGTGGCCCTCCTCCTAAGCAGAACGAGTAA